The DNA segment CAGTGACCGCCATAGAGATGACGATGGCGGTGAGGACAAACGCCTGGGGGAGGGGGTCGGCGGCTGCGGCGACACTGGTTTCCTGCAGGAGGGGCACGTCGCGGCGGTCGAGTACGCCAGAAGCCAGCACGGTGAGGTTAATGCCGTGGCTGATGAGGCCGAAGCCGAGGACGATGCGCATCA comes from the Lawsonella clevelandensis genome and includes:
- a CDS encoding sodium:proton antiporter; protein product: MILALTIGVLIAAGVYLILQRDMMRIVLGFGLISHGINLTVLASGVLDRRDVPLLQETSVAAAADPLPQAFVLTAIVISMAVTVFMLVLAVIGTTDDVKATPDSGTESDEV